Genomic segment of Sarcophilus harrisii chromosome 4, mSarHar1.11, whole genome shotgun sequence:
GCATCTCAGCTCCAGCCTCAGCAACTCTTGACTAGCCCTGTGTCCTCCCCATTCAAGACCCTCCAAACGGCCACCCGGACTACCGGCACTCCCAGACTACTGGGTGAGAGCCCCCGGGGCAGCTGCAAAGGCCTTTCTTGGCCCATCGGGCTGTTATCGCCAGGCTTTCCTGGGATGAAGGGAATATAGGTTTTGGGGGGGAGTGGTCAGACACATTGAGGATTTGAATTTGAACCTAGGAAGTAAGTAAATAGATAGCTCTGCATTTGGGGCTTTGTTTCCTGGGGAGCATAGATGCTTCTGAAGATGGGGGAATCTTTTCTGCCCTTTCCCCCCCTGGAAAGTGAGAAGGAAGAGCTTCTCAGATGCAGATGGACTCCTTTTAGCGCTCCTCACCCCAGAGGCTGGGCTAAGTAATCTCGGAAGCCCCTTGCAGCCCTCCTTCCTGAAACGCTAGCGAGTAGATTGGAGGCAGGGCTGCAGCTCAGTTTTGGGTGTGTGCTTCTCAGGCTCCCCCTTTCCCCTGCTCAGTGTTGGCTTAACTTGGGTTCCCCAGGTCTCTGCCCCAGAAAAGGGTGTCTGGGTGGGCCTTCCGGGGAGCCTGTTCTGGGCCGGGCTGGGGCTGACCCGCTTCTCGGCACATCCCGATACACTACCAGGCACGCTGTCTTTAAATAGTCTTCCTGCCGCCCCCTGCCCATTCCAGCTGTGCCGACAATAAATGTGGCCTTTGATACGTGACTGGGTGTAGGGGAGACGTAAAGTTGCTCTTGTTGTCACTGGGATCTGCTGGGAAGACTGGACAACAGGTCCCAGGAATACAGAAAATCACTAATTTGAGGGGCTTGGATTTTAAAGAGCATCCTTGCATTCACCCTCCTCCCATCTGACTGAGGACTTAGTATTATGGTCCTCCCTTAACACTTGAGGAAATGGAGCTGAATTGGTTTGCCTGAGGTCCCggatgggaaggaggggagggagccTTCCAGTCCCATCCAAGTCCAGATTTTGACTCTAGCTTCTGGCCTGGAGACAGAAGCTCAGAGGTGGAAGGAACCCTGGGGCAATCTAGTTCAACCAGGCCACTGCAGAGATCTGCTCTACCATCTACCCAACAGCGGTCATCCAGTCAAGtgagtaagtatttattaagctcctactgtttGTCAGGCACCAGGCTAAGAGACAGGGGTGCAAATAAGACAAAGGGACAGTCACTACGttcaaggagctcacagactCCTGGGGAAGATGGGAAACTTGGTACTGCCGGAGGCGGCCCATCCCGCTGCCCATTGGCTCTGTCAGGAAGGTTTTTCAGACATTCCTGGTCCAGCCTTCAAGGCTAAACTGAATAGGTTGATTCCTTCTTTATGGGACAGTCATTCAACTATTAGAACACAGCTACTATCAagcagtaaacatttattaaattcctactgcATGCCACCTGGCAGGTATCCTTCTAGAGACAAAACCAGGCCTGACCCCCAAGGACAAGGGGAGACAGTATTTGCACATCGGAGTCGATGGAACGGATTTGGGAGGAGACCTGGGAACTCACAATGAGAAAACTGCCAGCCCGGGACAGTTCAACTTAGAGTCTTGGGCAGTGGCTTAGGACACAGACACTTATCCAAGGTGATTCAGCCAGTGGGCGTTGGAGGCAGAGCttaaatgcaggtcttcctgCTGCAGGGACTAGTTCTCTAGCTGGGGCTGCCTCATGAATGATGGCTCGTTGAGAAGCCcacaggacctgggttcaaatgctgcagCTCACTTCACCCTCCTGGGGCTCTTTCATCTCTATAAAATCAGATGCTTGTGCCCGATGGCTCCTGATGCCTCCCaattctgtgtctctgtctccgaACCTTTGTCTACCAATCAAATAGAAAGTCATTTTGGAGGGGAGGCCCAGGGTTGGGAGAAGGTTTCCTGGGAGTATTGGGGATGCGTTTTGAGCCCACCAGGGAATCTAAGAGGCAGTTAAGAAAGCAAAGCATTctaggaaaggggagggaaacagaaagggaaactgcCTGCAAGGTAgtagaaatgagcagaacaataATAATGGGAGCGCTTGAAGATTTCCACAGCActtctctcatttgattcatTCAATAATCCCTggaggtaggcactattattgtccccattttacagatgaagaaactgaggcagacaaaggttaattGATGTGCCCAGagtcagagactggatttgaacttgtttcCTAGTCCAGACCCAGGCTCTGTCCACTCAGGGACCCACCTGGCTCCAAGATAAAGAGGGGTCATGTGCCTTGGCCAGGATCACCCAggaggtgtctgaggctggatttgaacaccgGCTTCCCCAactctctccattttattttgcCACAGCATATTCCCACTGGGCTGAAATCAATGGCCAGAGTTtgcataattataacttcaaatagtgtgAATTCGAAGCCGTGCTTCCACTTTGGGAGATTCATTGTTCTCACTAAATCGGGACTGAGCTATATGTGACGGGAGGAGGGAGTCTGAAGGGGAGGCAGAAGCATATTGGGAAagtctttaaatgtcaaatggagGCGTTTGTGTTTGATTCTACAGGAAACAATGAGGCTCAGGAGCTTTGGGAGTGTGGAAATGACTCGGTCAGACCCAAGTCTGATTCTGGCAGCTGTGGGGAGGATGGTTTGGAGAGGGGAGGCTGGAGGATGGGAGGCCAACGAAAAGGCTACTGCAGAGGTCTGGATGAAAGGCGACAAGAGGCGGCCCTGAGCAGGAGGCACCTTGCAGCGAGGCTTCGGAAGCACGGCCACTGACCCAGGCTTAGAATAGAAGGGCCTGGTGGCAAGAGGGAGCTCAAGACGACTCTTAGGAAGAGGGGAAGCTGGGGGAACCCTCAGGGAAGGCCAGACAGgcagaagaaggagagagacttGGAGGAAAAGGTAAGGAGCTTCGTTTTGGCCATGATGGATTTCAGATAGTCATCAGGACATGATGCTCAGGAGAGAGCTGAGTTGGATGGAAAGACCCGGGAGCCATTGACATGGAGATGAAAATTAAGCCTCTTGGAGCTGAAGAGctgagagtgagggagagaggagagatagagacagagaaagacagagacagacagacagagatggagagagagacaagagacagacagaaatggagaaaaagacaagaaacagagatggagagagagagagagagagagagagaggagagaggaaggggcaGAGGCAGccagaatatttaaagaaaatatcaaatcaaaCAATTCTAATTtggtgaatatttattaagtacctattttatgcctggccacacacacacacacacacacacacacacacagaaatgaaacctgccctcaagaattttGCATTTTACCAAGAAAGTTTACCACAAAACTGACAAGTCAATATGGCGTcatttggtggtggtggtggtggttggtAGGGAAGTCAGTGGAGCACTAACAACTAGGGAAACACCACAAACCTCAAGAAAGCAATGGTAATTTAACTGACCCTTGAAGGGGCTCGGGATTCGAATCTGTCAGTGAGCTTTTATTGGCTACCCTAAGTTTCAGGCACTGGGCTGAGCACTGGAAATGCAGAGAAGGAAGGGTGCAGAGGAGATAGTCAATCAAGCAAGTGCAAGGGTGTAGTACCTACCATGGGTCAGACACTGCTAGGAACaaggaaaacagacaaaaataaaacagtccctctCCTCAGGAACTCGGAGAGCCCAAGAGGCAGACGTGAAGGACAGCAGTAGCTAAGTGTACACATCCACAGAGTATATAGAAGTGAGTAGAAAGTCCATTCCACAAAGGTTTCTGGCAGGAGCTAGCATGGGAGTCCAGGAAACCACGAGTCAGCTTGGCTGGAACATGGAGTTTAGGATGGAGAATCATGCAAATTAAAGCTGGAAAGATGGCCTAGAACCAGAAGTCTTTGGACATCAAGctaaaaagtttgtattttttcctagagGCAGTGGAAGCATTGAAGTTTCTTGAGTAGTCTCCAGCAGTCAGTCACATTAAAGATAaattgggaaggggaaagactggCCTCAAGGAGAACAATTAGGAGGTGATAGAAATAGTCCAGAAAAGAGATAACAAGACTGTTAGCATAGCACctgacacttagtaggtgcttaaataaAAAGGCTGATTGATGCCAGTGAGGGCGGTAGCTCTGTGTATAAAAAGAAGGGGATGGAAGAAATAAGGTGGAGGAAGTAAAACCAGGTGTGCTGCAGCCAGCTTGGAGGCAGGTGGTGCGGGCCTTCTCACCTCAAAAGCAGGGCTTGAGTTGTTGTTTTGCTGGCTTAAACTTTTAAGATGATGGAGAAAGTGTGGCTAATGAAGATTAAACATATAAGTATGGAGCACTTTTTGGAGAGTCAGTTGTCAACAATTACCAGCATGACCCTGGTGGAAATGACACCATCAGGAAAGTGGTTGGCTCTAGTGGAGAAGCCTAGCTTGAACAGCCTCCGAGGATTCACTTCTCTGGGCCGCTGCATAGATGGTGGCGCTTCCATGCGGAGGTGTGGCGAGCATCCTGCACAGAACAGGGCATCTGGAGGCAAGGGATGGGCGTTCCAAGCGGCCCTCTGGTCCTCAACCTTCCTCCCctgtgaaaggagggagggaaaagatggTCTCATGGAATCGTGATTCTATAAGCTGTATTCTTATATGagtatataaaaacaaaggacaaattattggggggggggggaatatacCAGCAGCAGCCTTCATTTAGATGATACTTGAGTTAGCCTTGAAGACCAAGGTTCCtagagacagaaatgaggagggCATTCATTGTCAATGCAAAAGCTCATGGAGGGAATGAAGTCCTGTGTATGAAGAATAGTCCAGAATGAAGAGATTGTCCAattgggaaggaggaggaaagtagGGTACCATAATAATGGGAAGGTAGGAAGAGGACAGGTATAAATACTTCCAACAAGTGAGTCTCTGTTGGCTCCCAGAAGTCTTTGAGAATCACTAAAGTTAATAGTGTAGGGGAGTGACCGGGTCAGACCTGCCTGCATTGTAGGAAAACCACTTTGGAAGGTTTGGATTGGGGGAGATTGAAGGCAGCGAGACCAATTGGAAGCTACTATAATAGTCCTAGTCAGTGGGGATGAAGCTTTTATGCGGGTTCTGGCTACAGAGGGGGATACAAGTGCTAGAGAGGTTGTCGAAATGACAAGATTGAACAACATCCtggaaatggggagggaggaagaagaggaagaaaaggataaaagaggGTAAAAGATTGTGAACTCAGATGATCAAAAGTACGGCGGTGTCCTGGACAGGAACAGGAGAGTTCAGAAGAAGAGAGtcgagaaaaaatatatatataataagttgTCTTTTGCACAGCTCGAGTTGGAGATGTTTGCAGGGTGGCCAATCTAAGATGCGTCTTCAGGCAGTTGGTGATGTGAGAATGGGGTTGAGAAGAGCAATTTAAGTACATATGAATGAATCCATTTGACCAGGAATACATTTAGAAGCTATAATGAAACTCCCAGGAACTGGTGTATTCCCTGAATAAGATCGTgctgggagagaagagaaaggggctCTTGCTCTGCAAACACCTACAGATAATGGGCAGGAAAAGATGCTGAGCCAGGAAGGGAAGGGATAgccagaggaggaggaagagggagaggaaggagagggaagtgGGATCCCAGCTATCCTGGAGGAGAGAATGGCCCACAATATCAGACAGAGCCACACATCTGGAAGGACGCCGCTGGTTGTAAGGAAGGGATCCCTGGGGACTTGGAAGGGCCCAGAGCTGGCCCAGCTTTTCCGGATTTCAGTTCCATCCTTATGCAAGAGGAGCCCAGCCTTACCGTTTGACTCCCTCCTGGGCCCAGGCCCCCCACAAAGCCAAAGACAGAGAGGCCCCTTAAATGCTGGGTTTGCAGCCCCAGGGCTGCGGGGGCTGAGGCCTAGAACGGTGGCTGGTGACCAGAAGCGCGGAGACTGAGGCTTGCGCTGCTTCTGGAGCCCGGACCCCTGGCTGCGCTGGGAATGTAACCCCCCACCCCATGAGGGCAGGGCTGCTCCCGAGGGTCGCCGGCGCCGGGCATGGTCCGGTGCCTCATCAATGCCCAGCGGCCCCTTCCCTCTGATCCCGCGGGCGCAGAATGAGGAAGCGGCCCCGGCGACCCCTGCTCAGCGAAGGGCGGCCTGGCCCAGGCCTGGAAAAGAGGGGGGGGTCTCTGGTTCTCGCCCCTCCCCAggagattggggggaggggggtctcTGGTTCTCGCCCCTCCCCAggagattggggggaggggggtctcTGGTTCTCGCCCCTCCCCAGGAGATTGGGGAGGGGTCTCTGGTTCTCGCCCCTCCCCAggagattggggggaggggggtctcTGGTTCTCGCCCCTCCCCAggagattggggggaggggggtctcTGGTTTCGCCCTCCCAGGAGTTGGGGTTCTGGTTCCGCCCTTTCCCAGGAGATTGGGGGTCTTGGTTTGCCCTCCCAGGAGTTGGGGAGGGGGTCTTCAGCCCTCccaggggtgggggaggggaatccGCTGCCCCTCCCAGAGATGGGGGGGAATTCTGGTTCGCCTCCCAGGAGGGTGGGGGGGTCTCTGTTCGCCCTCCCCAGGAGATTGGGGGGTCTCTGGTTCTCCCTCCCAGGAGATTGGAGGTCTCTGGCCTTCGCCTCCCAGGGTTGGGGGGTCTCTGTTCTCACCTCCCAGGAGTTGGGGGTCTCTTTCGCCCTTCCAGGAGAGATTGGGGGGGCCTGGCCGCCCTGGAGGTGAGGGGGGTTTGGTTCTTCCCTTCAGGAAGGGGGGGGTCCTGGTTCTTGCtcccaggagggagggaggggtggACGGGGAGGGAGTGCTTTTCTTCCCcccaaaggaggaggaggggtcCCTTTTCCGCTTCTCAAGGAAGGAGGCGTGCTGTAACAGGGAGTGCTTTCTCGCTCCCCAAAGGAGGGAGCTCTAAACCCTCCCATTAACTTCTACTTGGGCTGCGCAACCTGTAACAACTGTCGAGCTGCTGCCTCCGTTTAAACCGGCATAACCTTCCACGCAAATTGCTCTAGCGGAGTGTAATTTGGAGCCCTAGCTTATTCGGATAGGGCGGGCGGGGCCCCTTCGCTTAACGCCCCCGAATTACAATGGCATCGGCACCGGCGCCCACGCCGCCGGGTTCCGGGCCGGCAGGAAGCCCTAGCACTGGAGGGCGGGCAAGGGCTCCGGTCCCTGGGCTCCCCGCCGTTGGAAAACCCCACGGAGCTGGCGAATGCCCGCGCCCCTCCCTCCAGCCCGCCCTGCCGGGCACTTGCCCCCCCTTCCCTCTCACTCCTACCCCGTCTCCCTTGCACCAACCGAATGATGGGAATTTCTTCCTTGCCCCCCGATTGCATCCCAACTCACCTGGAcgcctccccacctcccccccgCCCCTGCCCGCCTTCCCCAacccacctcccccccccccccccgcccctcccgccccccccctCCGCGCCCCCCCCTGCCCCACTCATAGCTCCCCTCCTTCGCccccttccactcctcctccccttccctatcCCGCCCCCCGGccgcctcccctccctcctttcctccctcctcggctcccttccttcaccctcctccctcccctccctcctccagcttccccttccctcctcctggcTACCCTCTTTTGCTCCCCTACTCTCCCTCTCGCTTTTACCTCCTCCATGGCGTTtcatcctccccctcccttcatctcctctttctcctgcGCTTTCCCCCCTTGATCCCGGAACCCTCCTTCCCCAACCTTCCtccactttttcttctctgatttttatCCTGTTCAGGTTTAGAACTTACAGCCTGCCTTTGTTGTCTCCCGGAGGCGCGGTGAACCCCTCCAACGCCGTCCCCTTTGCCTTTCTGTAGGCCCTACCCCAAAGTAGGTCCCATATAATAAAATGCTTTtgctcctttctccctcttcctatcTGCCCCTGGTCCCTCCTCTGGTCCCTCTTCCCAGAAAGTCCATTTTAAGAAGAATGTTTGAGCCAGACAGTGTTCGTTCCTTTCCAAACTTTACTCCTGATTCAGGAGACTTTTCCCACCATTCCCCCGGTGAATCTTGCTCCCTCCTCCCCTTATAACCTTTCTTTTGGGTGTTACCTTCCCCCACTGGAAGGTAAACTTTCTGAGGGCAAgacctgtctttctttttccttatattcATATTCTTGGCACCtaatacagtgcttggcatatagtaagtgcttaataaatgcttcttgagccgactatgtgctaggcactgtgctgagtgctagtATTACAAATGCAAGCActtaactttcatttttacaaagtactttctgtacatgatctcatttggttctcaaaaCAATCTCGGAGTTTGGATGTTTCTTCAAAACTCCCTATTgctgacaaggaaactgaggttgggaagttaaatgccttgtctagggtcacatagccagccCGTGTCATTGGCataacttgaattcaggtctctgaGCTCCGGTGCTGCCTTTAGTCCTGCCTTCTCTCAGTCCCTCACCTCTTgctttccttggcttccttcaagattctgaAGCTCAGCTGCTCTAAGAaagctttctgtttccctcctCTTCTGCTTTTTTGCAGATTGCTTTCCATCTCCTCTGAAACTGTCTCCTAGGTGCTTTGGGTTTGCCATCAGGGATGTTCAGGAGCATTCATAGTTACATAGAGATCCCCTCAGTCTCCAGATTGCGAgattatttatattgtttgctctGTGTtgattttgttaactatttcccaattatgcCTTTTAGTCTGGCGCTGTCTATTCTCTGCCAGGCTGTGAGGCTGAGATGGCCCGCAGGCTGTGGGGTAGCTCAGCAGTCTGTGCTTTCTTCTCCAGtggaatggaagcttcttgaaggcagagatcaTGCACTTGCCTGTCTCTGCATCATCAGCTTGCCACAGGATGCTGAATAAATACATCCTTGTTTACTACCTTCCACCGTTTGACTAGCTCACTGATTTTGCTTTCTAAGTACAATATGATGCAGGAACCATAGGGACCACTCTGCTCCCTGGACCTGGGAATCTCAGGACTGTGGAAGTCTGAGACTCAGGATCTGAGGGCTTCGGGATTGCCCAGATCAGGAGAGGCAGAGGTGTTGCTTAATCTCACCACCCTCCCTCCTGAAGACAATGCACACTTCTAAGGAAGGAACTTTGCATTTGATATTTATGTTCCCAGTGCTTAGTAACATGTCTGACCCAGAGAGATCGCccactaaatgcttgttgattgtctGGGGTTGCGGTGGGGGGCCTGGGCCTTAGAAATGTGGAGTTCATCTGTAGAGactgtggggggggggagtgggatCTGCAAGAGAAAATGGTGGAAGCCTTGTCTGGCAGGAGCTTAGGAagcagggggaggagggagggagggagggagggaaagaaagggaaatctCTCCCTGCAAATCTTCCATCTTGCCCCTCAGCTGATGTGGGCTGGGTGCTTCCATCTTGCCCCTCAGCTGATGTGGAGCTGAGTGCTTCCATCTTGCCCCTCAGATGATGTGGAGCTGGGTGGCTGGAGGGAGGGGAAGGTGACTGGCCAGCCTGCCcggagattggggggggggtataCACTAAGCCGCGTCTGAGGGATTGATATTAGATCAATGATCTCAAGCTGCAGGGAACTCCTAAGTCATCCAGTCCCAAAGCCCCACGTCGTgatcaggaaactgagtttcagggAGGATAAAccctttgcccaaggtcacacagccagtggaAGAGCCGAGGTCTGAATCCTCTGCCTCCGGATCTAGCCCTCTCTTCCTCCATGATCCGGGCTCCcagcccccccccctccccaccggCCCCCTCTTCCCCACACCCCAGGGTCCACAGCTACAACGGCTATTGGGGATGGGAGATTGGCAAagctggggagaggggagggggcaggTCCTAAATGACATCCATGAGCCAGTTCCCCCCCCTCCTAAACCCGCCATCCCTTTAAGATGCCTGTTTATGCCGTTTTGGCTTTTTTCCGGGGGGAGGGGGCTCAGAACTCGCTGGTGGGAGGGGGGGCTCCGTCAGGGGCAGATGATAGGACAAGTTTGAGTGAGCGATTGCCTCTCTCCGTTCGTCTCCTCCTCCCCGCCCGTCTCGTCGCTTCCCCACTGGCCAGGTAAACACCGAAGCTGAGTGGGCAAAGCTGCCCCCCTCCCCGCCGTGCCCCACCCCCGAGTGGAGATTGCAGCCAGCATCCTCTCTCTCACTCCGGGCTCGCCTGCTCAGCGCACAGCAGCAGGgtagcggcggcggcggcggcagctgttctcactccctccctccagcTCCCAGCCGAGCTTCCGAGATGCCGGAGCAGAGCAACGACTACCGGGTGGTGGTGTTCGGGGCCGCCGGAGTCGGCAAGAGTTCGCTGGTGCTGAGGTTCGTGCGGGGCACTTTCCGGGACACCTACGTGCCCACCATCGAGGACACCTACCGCCAAGTCATCTGCTGCGAGAAGAGCGTCTGCACCCTCCAGATCACCGACACAACAGGTAGTCACCAGTTCCCGGCCATGCAGAGGCTGTCCATCTCCAAGGGGCACGCCTTCATCTTGGTCTACTCCGTCACCAGCAAGCAGTCCCTGGAAGACCTGCTGCCCATCTACGAGCAGATCCGCCAGATCAAAGGCGACGTGCAGAAGGTGCCCATCATGCTGGTGGGCAACAAGACCGACGAGGACCAGCGGGAGCTGCAGGCCAGCGAGGGGGAGGCCCTGGCCAACAAGTGGAACTGCTCCTTCATGGAGACCTCGGCCAAGAACAACTCCAACGTGCAGGAGCTCTTCGAGGAGCTGCTCAACCTGGAGAAGAGGAGGCCCGTGTGTCTACAGGTGGACGGCAAGAAAGCCAAGGCGCCCACCCGCGCCGCCCGCCTGCGAGGCAAGTGCTGTCTCATGTGAGCCCGGGGGGGGCACCCAGCAGGGCCCCTCGCTTTCCTTGCATGGTGTCTGTCGTAGGGGCCCGGACCGCTCCTCCCTGTCGGAAAGTGTCACCCCAGCATTCGCGATTTGGTCGATGAGGAATCTCAGCTCGTGGTTCGCGCTCTGAaaccgccgccgccaccgccgccaccgccgccacCACCACAAATGGGTACGAACTCATGTcctctgggggtgggggggaaagaaatcccaaaatgtcACCCAGACCTTAAACGTTTTATTCGAGGGGGAGGGATCCGTGACTCGACTGACCAAAAAGAAATTCGGGAAAATCCCCACGACCTCCGGCATTGACTGTGTCGAAGCAttctgaactttgaagaaaaattcGCCCCCAAACCCCGCAAATTTGACTCCAAAGTCCGGGACGTGTTTTGAATAATGTcatagcccccccccccccgccttgaTAAAGCCACGAGCCCCATTGGTTTTAAGCGTCGGCGATTGTTTGCTCGACATCCCCTAACTCGCCTAGGCTGCAGAGACCCCTTCGGCGCCCCATCTTCCCCATTCACCTGGCGAAATTGGCTCTCAAGTCCGAAGACCACACCAGAATCCAGGCGGCTGCGCTCGCTCGACGGTAGCTACGGGGGTGGAGGGGGTGAGACTCGCTTACCAAAGAGGGGCTAGATGTTCAGAAATAAAGTTCCCCGCGTCCGTGTGTGTGTCCGTGTGTCTGTGTGTCCGTGTGTCGCTCAGCAGCTTCGGAGGCATGTGCCAGTGATTCCCGAATAAGTGTGACTTAATAAAGCTCCCCTTGCATGGAATCGCCCGTGGACTCGTGTGGTTTTTCTCGACAGCGTGGGACTTCGCTGCATTTGCCAGGGGAGCCCTGAAAAGAGACCTGGCTCGGGGCCCGAGGCAGGATctcggggagggagggagggagggagggagcgggGAGGGCGGGCGGGCGGGAGCGAGCCCCCCTCTCCCTCTGGCGATTGGGATCTGAGCGGATCTCGCGGGCCCCTGCAATGCAGGGGTGGCTCGGCTCCCTCCTACCCCTCCGGCCGGCGGTCCCGACCGGGCCGAGCCGGAGGCAGCGGCCCGCACGGCGCTCTGGGAAAGCCGGCTCCGACGCGGGCGGCCGGGGCACAAACACTCCTCCGGAGTTCATCCGCTTCCGCACTCTacttttcagagaaggaaactaagtcCCGCCTGCCCCCGCGTACGGGCAGCTGGTGAGTAGCCGAGCCCCTCCGGGCCGcagcccccgcccccgccccagCTCCGTTTACACCTCAGTCCCTCAGAAAAACCAGCTCGGTCCCGACTCCCCGAAAACGCCTCTGAGCGAGCGCCCTGGCGGCGGCGCGGCAATAACAACAGCGAGCAGCCTGGTCCTGGGAGTCCGGACGGCACCTGCAGCCTCCAAAGTGCTTTCGGGAGCCGAAAGCGCTTGCTGCAGCGCTCCGTGGCCTCTCCCGGAGGCAGGTGGGCGCGCGGGCTACCTTAAGGGGGCTACCTTAAGAGAAGCAGCGCACCAGGATGGCCAGAGAACAGGCCTCCCTCAGAGACAGGCAGCCCCGCGTTTAAGTCCCTCTGACACAAACCGGCGGGGTGACCCTGGGCCCCTCGGGTCCCTGCCCGGGGCCTCGAGCCACTGGGGGAGACGGAGTTCTCCCACCGGGAGTTCCCCTGGTCAGGGAAAGCACAGATCTGCTTCCAAAAACTAAACGACAGTTTCACtggggaggaagggatggggatgtggaggggggagggaaagggagggcaGATTCCCTTGGATTTGGAGGACTGGCTGGGAGCGGGATCCCATAAATCTCCTAAGGAAAAGAAGCATCAGCCAATTACTCCATATTTCTTAGCCCCC
This window contains:
- the DIRAS3 gene encoding GTP-binding protein Di-Ras3, producing MPEQSNDYRVVVFGAAGVGKSSLVLRFVRGTFRDTYVPTIEDTYRQVICCEKSVCTLQITDTTGSHQFPAMQRLSISKGHAFILVYSVTSKQSLEDLLPIYEQIRQIKGDVQKVPIMLVGNKTDEDQRELQASEGEALANKWNCSFMETSAKNNSNVQELFEELLNLEKRRPVCLQVDGKKAKAPTRAARLRGKCCLM